From the Acidovorax sp. NCPPB 3576 genome, the window ACGGCCGACGCCGGCATCCGGCAGGTGGCGCTGGCGGCCGGCATCGAGGCGCAGCCCGAGATGACCCTGCCGCTCGATGCCGTGGAGCGCACCTTCCACCGCCTGGCCGCCGTGGCCATGGGCCGCCCGCCCGCCCAGGAAGGGCTGCCCGAGGGCTCCGCCTTCGCCGCCACGCTGCTCATCCTGCGCGAATGCATGCAGCACCTGGGCTTTGACCGCATCGTGATCCGCTCCGACACGGTGGTGTAGCCCGCGGCCCGGCGATCAGCCCGGACCGGGCACCACGAACGCCGCACGCGCCGCCTCGGCCGCCGCGCGCACGCTGCAGCCCTCGAAATGGTCGTTGACCAGCCCCATGGCCTGCATGAAGGCATAGACCGTGGTGGGACCGACGAAGCTGAAACCCCGCTTTTTCAAGTCCTTGGACATCGCCACCGAAGCCGGCGTGGTGGGCATGGCGCGCACCGACTCCAGCGTGATGCGGCCGGGGCGCCCCTCGGCGGCGGCCGGGGCGAAGCGCCACACGTAGTGCGCCAGCGAGCCGAACTCGCGGCGCAGTTCCAGCACGCGCTGCGCGTTCTGGATGGCCGACTCGATCTTGCCGCGGTGGCGCACGATGCCGGCATCGCCCAGCAGCCGCTGCACGTCGGCCGCACCGAAGCGCGCCACCTGCTCGGCGTCGAAATGGGCGAACCCCGCGCGGAAGGCTTCGCGCTTGTTCAGGATGGTGAGCCAGCTCAGGCCCGCCTGAAAGCCTTCCAGGCACAGCTTTTCATACAGGCGCCGGTCGTCCGCAACCGGAAAGCCCCATTCGTGGTCGTGGTAGTGGCGGTACAGCGGCGTGGCGCTGCACCACTGGCAGCGGGCGCATCCGGCTTCGTCGGTGAACAAGCCGCTGTCCGGGCTCGGAGAGGCAGGGGCGGGAACAGGAGCGGAAAGAGGGGCAGGCATGCATCGATTCTGCCCGCGCCCCGAACGCGGGGACATCGGGCGCACGGTGGCTTTAGCTATCCTTGGCCCACCGACCGCCGACCCATTGCCGAATGCTCCTGCCACCCCTTCCCCCGTCACCCCTGCGGTCGCCTCGCCGCCTCCTGCTGCTGGCCGCCTCGCTGCTGCTCTCCGGATGCGCCAGCACCGGGCAATCGCTGGCGTACTACTGGCAGTCGGTGCGCGGGCACCTGCAGCTCATGCACGCGGCCGAGCCCATCGACTCGTGGCTGGCGCGGGGCGACACCTCGCAGCCGCTGCGCGATCGCCTGCAGCTGGCGCATGAGGCCCGCCGCTTCGCCGTGACCGAGCTGGCGCTGCCCGACAACGCCAGCTACCGGCGCTATGCCGATCTGGGCCGCCGCTCGGCCGTGTGGAACGTGGTGGCGGCACCGCCCGATTCGCTCACCCTGCACCGCTGGTGCTTTCCGATCACCGGCTGCATCGGCTACCGCGGCTATTTCAACGAGGCCGATGCACGCGCCGAGGCCGCGCGGCTGGCCGCCGATGGCCTGGAGGTGGGCGTGTACGGCGTGCCCGCCTATTCCACCCTGGGCTACATGAACTGGGCGGGTGGCGACCCGCTGCTCAACACCTTCATCGGCTGGCCCGAGGGCGAGTTCGTGCGGCTGCTGTTCCATGAACTGGCGCACCAGGTGGTCTATGCCAACGGCGACACGCTGTTCAACGAGTCTTTCGCGACGGCCGTGGAGCGCCTGGGCGTGGCCCGCTGGCTGGCCGAGCGCGCCACGCCGCAGGCGCGGGCCGACTACGCGCACGGCGATGCCCGGCGCAACGCGTTTCGCGCACTCACGCGGGCCGCGCGCGAACGGCTGGCGGCGGCCTATGAATCCGCCGAAGCGCCGCCCGACCCCGCCATGGCCACCCGAAAGCAAGAAGCCATGCAAGCGTTTCGCGCCGACTACGCCGCACTGCGCGCGCGCTGGATCGCCGAGGACGGCGCCACGCCTGCGCAGCTGGCCGGCTACGACCGCTGGGTGGCGGACGCCAACAACGCCACGTTCGGCGCGCAGGCCGCCTATGACGAATGGGTCCCGGCCTTCGAGGCGCTGTTCGAGCACGAAGGCCGCGACTGGCCGCGCTTTTATGATGCGGTGAAACGCCTTGCGGCCCTGCCGCACGAACGACGCGAGGCCGCCATGCGCGCCCTGCTGCCCACCCCGTCCCCGGAGAAGCCCCTTGCCTGACATCCACATCCAACGCCCCCACCGGCTCGGCCTGCCCGAAGCGCGCAAGATCGCCGGCCTGTGGGCCCAGAAAGCCCAGGCCAAGTTCGACATGGAATGCGCCTACGAAGAAGGCGCCGCGCAGGACACGCTGCGCTTTCAGCGCCCGGGCATCGAAGGCACGCTGCAGGTGCATGCGGACCGGTTCGAGCTGCAGGCGGAGCTGGGTTTTTTGTTCAGCGCGTTCAAGGACCGCATCGCCGAAGAGATCGACTCGCAGTTCGACAAGCTGCTGGGCCGGCCCTCGCCCAGCGCGGCCTGAGCCGCGCGGGCAACAGCAACAAAAATGCGGGGCCGCGCACTGCACGGCCCCGCATGGAATCGCTGGCGTTCAGCGCAGCGAAATCAACTCAGCGATTCGATCAGGTCGATGTACTGCTGCTTGGCGGCATCGCCTTCCGTGCCCTTGAGCTTTTCCCACGCATCCCACTTGGCGCGGCCGACCACGTCGGAAAAGCTGGGCTTCTTCTCGGCGTTGTCGCCGGCCGTGGCCTGCTTGTACAGCGCGTAGATCTTGAGCAGCGTCGGATTGTCGGGGCGCTCGCTGAGGTTCTTGGACTGGGCGACGGCGGCTTCGAACGCCGTGTTCAGATCGGACATGGAAAAGGTCTCCGTTGGTAGTCGATCTGCCATCTTAGGGCCTGTTTCTGCCGCGCCCTGCGACGGCCCGCTGGGCGGTAAAGCCTCCCGTGAAGCCATCCGTACCCCACTGCCCGCGCCCGGCCGCCCACACCCCTGTGCTGGGGGGGGGCCTGGGCCTGCCTTCTTCTGCTCAGTCTCCGTTCAGAACGTTTCCCAGTCGCTCTCGGACCCCGACTTGGCCGCCGGGGCTGCCGCGCGGGCAGCCGCAGGTGCCGGGGCACTGGGTGCGGGCTTGGCTGCCCCCGCCGTTGATGCGGCAGGTGGCGAAGGGGGCGGCGGCGACGCAGCGGCCTGGGCCGAGGCTGCGGGCCCGGTCTTCGGCACCGCATTGCCGCCCAGGCGCTTGACTGGCGGCTTGGCCGCGGAGGAGGCCGCAAACCGCGGTGCGGGTGCCGGTGCCGGACGGGACACCCCGGCCTGCGCAGGACGGCGCGCCGGCGCCTCGGCCACCCCGGCATGCAGTGCGCCCTCGCCCGCCAGGCGGAACACCGCGGTCGCGCGCACCAGTTCGCTGGCCTGGACGTTCAGGCTGCTGGCAGCCGCGGCCATTTCCTCGACCAGGGCCGCGTTCTGCTGCGTGGCCTGATCCACATGCGTGATGGCTTCGCTGATCTGATCGACCCCGCTGCTTTGCTCGGCGCTGGCGGCGCTGATCTCGCCCATGAGGTCGGTGGCGCGGCGGATCGCGGTGACCACTTCGGCCATGGTGGCGCCGGCCTTGTCCACCAGCGCGCTGCCACGCTCCACGCGGTCCACGCTGGCGGTGATGAGGCCCTTGATCTCCTTGGCCGCCTCGGCGCTGCGCCCGGCCAGGCTGCGCACCTCGCTGGCCACCACGGCGAAGCCCCGGCCCTGCTCACCCGCGCGGGCCGCTTCCACGGCGGCGTTCAGCGCGAGGATGTTGGTCTGGAAGGCGATGCCGTCGATCACGCCGATGATCTCGCCGATCTTGCCGCTGCTGTCCTGAATGCCGCGCATGGTGTCCACCACCTCGGCCACCACCGCGCCGCCTTGCTCGGCCACCGAAGAGGCGGTCTGCGCCAATTCGTTGGCACGGCGCGCGCTGTCGGCGTTCTGGCGCACCGTGCTGCCCAGTTGCTCCGCCGACGCCGCGGTCTGCTCCAGCGCCGAGGCCTGCCGCTCGGTGCGCGTGGACAGGTCGTGGTTGCCCGCATCGATCTCGCTGCTGGCACCCGACACGCTCTCGGCGCTGGTGCGCACGGTCTGCACGACCGCGCCCAGACGCGCACTCATGCTGGCCATCGCCGCCATGATGCTGTCCGTATCCCCCGGGCGCACCGGAATGCGCGAGGCGAGATCGCCCGCCGCCACCGCATCCGCGACCCGTTTGAGTTCCGCCGGGTCGGCGCCGAGCTGCCGCACCACCGTGCGCAAATAGACGCTGAGACCAGCCAGGCAAGCCGCCACGGCCAGCACCGCCGCCATCGCCACGGCCCGGCCCGTGGCGGCGTACTCCTTCACGTCGTGGATGCGGGCGGAAAGGCGCTCGCCCTGGCGGTCCTTTTCCAGGCCCAGCGGCGCCAGCAATCGGTTTCGGGCGGGAATGGTCTGGTCCACCAGGAAGGCGAAGGCATCGTCCTTGCGATCGGCCTGGATGAGCGCCAGGTTCTGCTCGCCCGCGGCCCAGAACGCCCGCATCAGGGCGGGAAGGGGCTCGTAGGCGCGACGCCCTTCGTCGTTGACCATGTTGGCGCCGAACTCGTCGAGCGTCTTTTGCAGCAACTGGCGCTTTTCGGCGATGTCGGCCAAGGTGACGTTGCGCTCTTCGGGCGTGCGCGCCAGGATCGAATGGCGCAACTGCAGCGACACGCGCGTCACGTTCAGCTCCAGGGCCGCGATCCGCTGCAGTTGCGGCACGTTCCTGGATCGGACCACCTCCGCATCCTCGTTGATCTGGCCCATCATGATCCAGATGGCCACGGCCACCGCGCCGAGCAGCAACAGGATGGCCCCGTTGATGAGTGTCAGGCGGAGTGCGAGCGTGTTCCGGCCTTGTTCAACCTCCATGTCGATCCCCTCTCTCTGCATTGATTGTTTTGACAGGCCTGCAGTACGGCGGGCCATACAGGGCGCTGCGGTTCGTGCGCAGAGGACATTGTTCGCGTTATTCACGCGAAATGCCAGCCCCTGCGTGTCGCCGGGGATGCAAAGGGTCGCCGTGGCGAGGGTTACGCGGTGCTGGAGAGCCCGTCCACGGCCTGGAACATCGACTGCCGCGCCTGGCTCACCACCTGGCCCTTCCAGGCATCGGTATCGGTGTAGAAGGCGGCCAGCATCTGCGCGCGAATCTGCGCGGCCAGTTCGGCCGGGGCCTCGGGATGCAGGTTCAGCCAGTGTTCGGCGCGCAAGGCCTGCATGACCTCCAGCACCGGCACCGTGCCGTATTCCATGGCAATGCCGGTGATCTCGGCCTGCGGGCATTCCTCGTACACGCTGATCCACATCAACCCCGTGAGGAATGCCGAGGTGGACGATCCGTCATAGATCGACGTGACCGGCGTGGCGCCGCCGCCCGCCCACCAGTCGCGCGCCCGCTGCACCGAGGCCGCATCGTCGCGCCCCGCGTAGATGCGTTCGCCGTGGCCGCTGGGCCCCAGGCCCGTGTGCAGGTCGATCCAGGCGATGCGCCGGGCATGTTCGCCCTGCTCGCGCAGCACCTGGCGCAGCGTGCGGTTGCTCCATGTGGGCGCCGTGCCGCCGAAGAACAGCCCCCCCGGAAACTCGTGCTGGCCCCGGCTGATGGCAGCCTGCCACGCGGCCTCGCCGCGCTCGCCGATGAAGCGGAACACCGCCGCGCGGTTCTCGGCCGTGGGCGGCCATTGGTCGGGCAGCAGCAGCGGCTGGATCTCGCGGTAGGCCGGGTTCACCGGCAGGGGCTGCGTGAAGTCGTGGAAATTGCGGTTCAGGTCCACGTTCTCGTGCGTGGCGCGGCGGATGTGCGAGAAGCCATACGGGTTGAGCCCATGGATGTAGAGCACGGCCACCCCCTGCTCGCGGGCCTTGGCGCGCCAGGCCTCGTCGTGCAGCGCGAACACCTGCACGCCGCTGCCGCAGTAGCCCTCCACGCCGTGGCATGCGCTGGTCACGATGAGCAGGTGCTGCGCGTTGTCGGGGCCGTCGCGCACCACGTCCATCGCCAGCGTCTCGCCGTCGCGCCCTTTGAGCGGGTGCGTGTGCGACTCCACCAGCAACCCGGCGGCCGCCGCGGCCTCCAGGAACTGGGTGCGGGCGCGCGCGTAGCTTTGAGAAAACGCCGAGGCGATACCGATCATGAAGATCTCCGTTCAAGGGGCCGGGAGGCTGAAAAAGGCAACGCGAAAACCCCGCCGCAAGCGGCAGGGCCCAGGCGCACGAAGCACCCGATGCGAAGCATTGAAATAGGAATGCCACCAGGCGCCCACGGGCGCCAGGATGGAGGCCGGCACGCGCCAGCGGATCAGCCGGCCGGCCGGGACAGCCAGCCTTGCGCCAGTTGCACCCAATAGGTGGCGCCGAGCGGGATCAGGTCGTCATTGAAGTCGTAGCTCGGGTTGTGCAGCGTGCAGGGGCCGCCGCCATGGCCCATGGCGCGGTGGTCGCCGTCGCCGTTGGCGATGAAGCAGTAGGCCCCGGGCTTGGCCTGCAGCATGAAGGCGAAATCTTCCGCGCCCATGGTGGGCTCCTGCCGCACCACGTTGGCCTCGCCCACGATGCCGGCCATGACCTGGCGCGCGAACTCCGCTTCGGCGGGCGAGTTGATGGTGGGCGGGTAGTTGCGCACGAACTCGAACTCGCACGTGGCCTCGTGCGCGGCGCAGGTGTGTTCGGCCACCTGCTTCATGCGGCGCTCGATCATGTCCAGCACCTCGACGCTGAAGGTGCGTACCGTGCCTTGCAGCTCGCAGCTGTCGGGCACCACGTTGGTGGCCTCGCCGGTGTGGATCATGGTGACCGAGATCACGCCCGCATCCACCGGCTTCTTGTTGCGGCTGATGATGTTCTGGAAAGCCTGCACCATCAAGCAGGCGATCGGCACGGGATCGGTGCCCATGTGCGGCATGGCGGCATGGCTGCCCTTGCCGCGGATGACGATCTTGAATTCGTTGCTCGACGCCATCACCGGGCCGGGGCTCACGGCGAACTGGCCGGCCTTCATGCCGGGCCAGTTGTGCATGCCGAACACGGCCTGCATGGGGAACTGCTCGAACAGGCCGTCCTCGATCATCACGCGGGCGCCGCCCCCGCCCTCTTCGGCCGGCTGGAAGATCAGGTACACGGTGCCGTCGAAATCGCGGTGCTTGGCGAAATGCTGCGCCGCAGCCAGCAGCATGGCCGTGTGGCCGTCGTGGCCGCAGGCGTGCATCTTGCCGGGGTGGGTGCTGGCGTGGGCGAAGGTGTTGAACTCGGTGATGGGCAGCGCGTCGATGTCGGCGCGCAGGCCGATGGCCCGGCCGGAAGCCCCGCCGTCGCGCCCGTGCACGATGCCGACCACGCCCGTCTTGCCCAGGCCGCGGTGGATGGGAATGCCCCATTCGGTGAGCTTGCCGGCCACCACATCGGCGGTGCGGACTTCTTCAAAGCACAGTTCGGGATGCGCGTGGATATCGCGGCGCACGGCGGCGATGCCGGCTGCCTGCGCAACGATGGAATCGAGGACTTTCATAGGAACATTCCTTTAGCGGTGCGCCAGGGCTGGACCGAGCGACCATGACGAAAAAGAAGGGCAGGAATGCAACATGCATGCCTGACGCACCGAGTCTAGGGCCTGCCTGCCCCACACGCCGGAAACTGATTTGATTGACCTAGCGCATACTGGGATGCTAATCGCCTCCATAGGATGCCGATAGTCCCAGCAGGCAAGCACGCGGCCTGCGGGTTTCCCGCCCTTCGCAAATCGACCGAATGGGCGTCGCTACGTGCCACTCCCTCCCCCCAAGCCATCCCCCGCCGGTCCGATCACCGGGTGCCCCAGGGCATCCCCTTCAGCGCAGAGAGCCAGGAACCCCCATGAAATTCTTCAACGGATTGAGTATCGGCACCCGCCTGCACGGCGTGTCCCTGCTATTGATCGCCGCACTGTCGGCCCTTGCCCTCACCTCCTGGCTCCAGCTCTCGGAAGTGGCGCGGCTGGCCGAGGTGGCCGGCAAAACGCGCGTGCTCCAGCTCGGGCTCATCGCCAGCACCGAGCTGAGCGTGACGCAGGTGCTGCTGAACCTGCGCCAGGCGCTGCTGGTGCAGTCGCCGCAGGGCATCGATGCCGTGGCCAAGGACATCGATGCGATGCGCCAGCAGATCACCCGCAACGATAACGCGTTCCTTCAGGGTGTGACCAACCAGGCCGGCCGCGACGCCTTCGAGCGCGACTGGCTGCAGCTGCAGCGCGTCACCTGGCCCGCCGCAGAGGCCAACATGGCCCTGGTACGTGAGGGCCAGTTGCCGCAGGCGCAGGCCATGCTGATGGAAAAGACCATCCCCACCTTCATGCCCATGCAGGCCTGGCTGAAGGCCGAGCGCGAACGCCAGGGCCAAACGCTGGCAACGGAGGTACAGGGGATCCAGTCCGCTGCCGACGCCACGCGGCGCCAGCTCACCGCCCTGGTCACGGTGATCGCCATTGGTCTGATCGCCTTTTCCTGGTACATCGCGCGGCTGCTGCGCGCCCGCGTGAAGGTGTCGCAGGACGTGGCCGACCGGGTGCGCCAGGGCAACTTCACCCAGCCCGTGACGGACAGCGCCCGCGACGAATTCAGTCCGCTGCTACAGACCATGGCGACCATGCAGGCTTCGCTGACCGATGTGGTGGTGAACGTGCGCAACAACGCCGAAGGCGTGGCCACGGCCAGCGCGGAGATCGCCTCCGGCAACAACGATCTGGCCCAGCGCACCGAGCGGCAGGCCTCGGCGCTGCAGCAGACCGCCGCGTCGATGGAGCAACTCAGCTCCACCGTCAAGCAGAACGCCGACAACGCCCGGGAGGCCAACCAACTGGCCGCCGGCGCCAGCGCCATCGCTCAAAAGGGAGGCGATGTGGTGGCCCAGGTCGTGGAAACCATGAAGGGCATCAACGACAGCAGCAAGAAGATCTCCGACATCATCGGAGTGATCGACGGCATCGCCTTCCAGACCAACATCCTGGCGCTCAACGCCGCCGTGGAAGCCGCCCGCGCCGGCGAGCAGGGCCGCGGCTTCGCCGTGGTGGCCAGCGAGGTGCGCAGCCTGGCCGGGCGCAGCGCCGAGGCCGCCAAGGAGATCAAAAACCTCATCACCATCAGCGTGGACCGCGTGGGCCAGGGCACCACGCTGGTGAACCAGGCCGGTGCGACCATGGCCGAGGTGGTCGCTTCGGTGCGGCGAGTGACCGACATCATGGGCGAGATCAGCGCCGCCAGCAGCGAGCAGAGCACCGGCGTGGAGCAGGTGGGCGAGGCCATCACCCAGATGGACCAGGTCACCCAGCAGAACGCCGCGCTGGTGGAAGAAAGCGCCGCGGCGGCGCAGAGCCTGAAGACGCAGGCGCAGCAACTGGTGCAGACCATGGAGGTGTTCCAGATCGCGCCCGGCGCATCGCTGCAACAGCCCCAGCAAGCCCCCATGCCACGCCCTCAACCCAGCGCGGCGCGGCCACCGCTGCCACCGGCGAAGACCCCGGTAAAGCGCCTGGGCACCGCGCCGAGCGCGACCGCAGGCCACGGCGAAAAGGACTGGGAAGGCTTTTGAGCCGGGGACCGCAACACGGGCCGGCGCGATCCGGGAGAATGGACCCATGATCTCCACGAACGCCCTGCAACTGGCCCAGACGCTGGTGCGCATGAACACCGTCAGCCACCGCTCCAACCTGGATCTGATCCATTTCGTGCGCGACACGCTCGATAAGCTCGGGGTAAAAAGCCGCCTGAGTTTCAACGCCGACAAGACCAAGGCCAACCTGTTCGCCACGCTGGGCGAGGGCAAGCCCGCCGGCATCATCCTGTCCGGGCACACCGACACCGTGCCGTGGGACGGCCAGGACTGGACGTTCGACCCGCTGGGCGCCACCGTGCAGGACGGGCGCCTGTACGGCCGGGGCAGCGCCGACATGAAGGCCTTCATCGCCATCGCGCTCGCGCAGGCCGAAGCTTTCTTGAACAGCGATGCGCCCTTCGCCATCCACTATGCCTTCAGCTACGACGAAGAGGTGGGCTGCTTCGGTGTGAAGGAACTCATCGCCGACATGAAGGACGCCGGCATCCGCCCGCTGGCCTGCATCGTGGGCGAGCCGACCAGCATGGTGCCGGCCATCGCGCACAAGGGCGTGTACCGCTACAAGTGCTGCGTTCGCGGCAAGGAGGCGCACTCCTCGCTCACCCCGCATTCGGTCAATGCCATCGAGATGGCGGCGCGCGTGGTGGGCCGCGTGCGCGACATGGCCGAGGGCTTCGAGCGGAACGAGCCGCGCTTCGAAGGCTTCGACGTGCCCTTTTCCACCGCCAGCGTGGGCCAGTTCCATGGCGGCATCGCCGACAACGTGGTGCCGCGCGATGCCGAGTTCCGCTATGAATTCCGCGACCTGCCCACGGCGGACGCCGCCGGCATGCAGGCCGAGGTGATCGCCTATGCCCGGTCGCTGGAGCCCGCGATGCAGAAGGTGGCGCCCAGCACCGGCATCACTTTCG encodes:
- a CDS encoding DNA-3-methyladenine glycosylase I; this translates as MPAPLSAPVPAPASPSPDSGLFTDEAGCARCQWCSATPLYRHYHDHEWGFPVADDRRLYEKLCLEGFQAGLSWLTILNKREAFRAGFAHFDAEQVARFGAADVQRLLGDAGIVRHRGKIESAIQNAQRVLELRREFGSLAHYVWRFAPAAAEGRPGRITLESVRAMPTTPASVAMSKDLKKRGFSFVGPTTVYAFMQAMGLVNDHFEGCSVRAAAEAARAAFVVPGPG
- a CDS encoding aminopeptidase, whose translation is MLLPPLPPSPLRSPRRLLLLAASLLLSGCASTGQSLAYYWQSVRGHLQLMHAAEPIDSWLARGDTSQPLRDRLQLAHEARRFAVTELALPDNASYRRYADLGRRSAVWNVVAAPPDSLTLHRWCFPITGCIGYRGYFNEADARAEAARLAADGLEVGVYGVPAYSTLGYMNWAGGDPLLNTFIGWPEGEFVRLLFHELAHQVVYANGDTLFNESFATAVERLGVARWLAERATPQARADYAHGDARRNAFRALTRAARERLAAAYESAEAPPDPAMATRKQEAMQAFRADYAALRARWIAEDGATPAQLAGYDRWVADANNATFGAQAAYDEWVPAFEALFEHEGRDWPRFYDAVKRLAALPHERREAAMRALLPTPSPEKPLA
- a CDS encoding polyhydroxyalkanoic acid system family protein is translated as MPDIHIQRPHRLGLPEARKIAGLWAQKAQAKFDMECAYEEGAAQDTLRFQRPGIEGTLQVHADRFELQAELGFLFSAFKDRIAEEIDSQFDKLLGRPSPSAA
- a CDS encoding acyl-CoA-binding protein, with protein sequence MSDLNTAFEAAVAQSKNLSERPDNPTLLKIYALYKQATAGDNAEKKPSFSDVVGRAKWDAWEKLKGTEGDAAKQQYIDLIESLS
- a CDS encoding methyl-accepting chemotaxis protein → MEVEQGRNTLALRLTLINGAILLLLGAVAVAIWIMMGQINEDAEVVRSRNVPQLQRIAALELNVTRVSLQLRHSILARTPEERNVTLADIAEKRQLLQKTLDEFGANMVNDEGRRAYEPLPALMRAFWAAGEQNLALIQADRKDDAFAFLVDQTIPARNRLLAPLGLEKDRQGERLSARIHDVKEYAATGRAVAMAAVLAVAACLAGLSVYLRTVVRQLGADPAELKRVADAVAAGDLASRIPVRPGDTDSIMAAMASMSARLGAVVQTVRTSAESVSGASSEIDAGNHDLSTRTERQASALEQTAASAEQLGSTVRQNADSARRANELAQTASSVAEQGGAVVAEVVDTMRGIQDSSGKIGEIIGVIDGIAFQTNILALNAAVEAARAGEQGRGFAVVASEVRSLAGRSAEAAKEIKGLITASVDRVERGSALVDKAGATMAEVVTAIRRATDLMGEISAASAEQSSGVDQISEAITHVDQATQQNAALVEEMAAAASSLNVQASELVRATAVFRLAGEGALHAGVAEAPARRPAQAGVSRPAPAPAPRFAASSAAKPPVKRLGGNAVPKTGPAASAQAAASPPPPSPPAASTAGAAKPAPSAPAPAAARAAAPAAKSGSESDWETF
- a CDS encoding M14 family metallopeptidase, which gives rise to MIGIASAFSQSYARARTQFLEAAAAAGLLVESHTHPLKGRDGETLAMDVVRDGPDNAQHLLIVTSACHGVEGYCGSGVQVFALHDEAWRAKAREQGVAVLYIHGLNPYGFSHIRRATHENVDLNRNFHDFTQPLPVNPAYREIQPLLLPDQWPPTAENRAAVFRFIGERGEAAWQAAISRGQHEFPGGLFFGGTAPTWSNRTLRQVLREQGEHARRIAWIDLHTGLGPSGHGERIYAGRDDAASVQRARDWWAGGGATPVTSIYDGSSTSAFLTGLMWISVYEECPQAEITGIAMEYGTVPVLEVMQALRAEHWLNLHPEAPAELAAQIRAQMLAAFYTDTDAWKGQVVSQARQSMFQAVDGLSSTA
- a CDS encoding M20 aminoacylase family protein; translation: MKVLDSIVAQAAGIAAVRRDIHAHPELCFEEVRTADVVAGKLTEWGIPIHRGLGKTGVVGIVHGRDGGASGRAIGLRADIDALPITEFNTFAHASTHPGKMHACGHDGHTAMLLAAAQHFAKHRDFDGTVYLIFQPAEEGGGGARVMIEDGLFEQFPMQAVFGMHNWPGMKAGQFAVSPGPVMASSNEFKIVIRGKGSHAAMPHMGTDPVPIACLMVQAFQNIISRNKKPVDAGVISVTMIHTGEATNVVPDSCELQGTVRTFSVEVLDMIERRMKQVAEHTCAAHEATCEFEFVRNYPPTINSPAEAEFARQVMAGIVGEANVVRQEPTMGAEDFAFMLQAKPGAYCFIANGDGDHRAMGHGGGPCTLHNPSYDFNDDLIPLGATYWVQLAQGWLSRPAG
- a CDS encoding methyl-accepting chemotaxis protein yields the protein MKFFNGLSIGTRLHGVSLLLIAALSALALTSWLQLSEVARLAEVAGKTRVLQLGLIASTELSVTQVLLNLRQALLVQSPQGIDAVAKDIDAMRQQITRNDNAFLQGVTNQAGRDAFERDWLQLQRVTWPAAEANMALVREGQLPQAQAMLMEKTIPTFMPMQAWLKAERERQGQTLATEVQGIQSAADATRRQLTALVTVIAIGLIAFSWYIARLLRARVKVSQDVADRVRQGNFTQPVTDSARDEFSPLLQTMATMQASLTDVVVNVRNNAEGVATASAEIASGNNDLAQRTERQASALQQTAASMEQLSSTVKQNADNAREANQLAAGASAIAQKGGDVVAQVVETMKGINDSSKKISDIIGVIDGIAFQTNILALNAAVEAARAGEQGRGFAVVASEVRSLAGRSAEAAKEIKNLITISVDRVGQGTTLVNQAGATMAEVVASVRRVTDIMGEISAASSEQSTGVEQVGEAITQMDQVTQQNAALVEESAAAAQSLKTQAQQLVQTMEVFQIAPGASLQQPQQAPMPRPQPSAARPPLPPAKTPVKRLGTAPSATAGHGEKDWEGF
- the argE gene encoding acetylornithine deacetylase is translated as MISTNALQLAQTLVRMNTVSHRSNLDLIHFVRDTLDKLGVKSRLSFNADKTKANLFATLGEGKPAGIILSGHTDTVPWDGQDWTFDPLGATVQDGRLYGRGSADMKAFIAIALAQAEAFLNSDAPFAIHYAFSYDEEVGCFGVKELIADMKDAGIRPLACIVGEPTSMVPAIAHKGVYRYKCCVRGKEAHSSLTPHSVNAIEMAARVVGRVRDMAEGFERNEPRFEGFDVPFSTASVGQFHGGIADNVVPRDAEFRYEFRDLPTADAAGMQAEVIAYARSLEPAMQKVAPSTGITFETICEIPSFLGHRDDAVTRLAQRLAGEQGTTLVAFGTEAGLFKNAGIPTVVCGPGSIQQAHQPDEYVSLDQLARCEAFMQGLAATRQL